From Streptomyces sp. HUAS MG91, the proteins below share one genomic window:
- a CDS encoding MFS transporter, translating into MDHVPIPTLPEPAVRPRLRERLTIPVLAFGGILMAVMQTVVVPLLPDLPKLTGASPSAVSWMVTATLLAGAVLTPVLGRAGDMYGKRRVLLIALALMTTGSVLCALTSDIRVLIAARALQGAAAAVVPLSISILRDELPPHRTGSAVALMSSTVGIGAALGLPLAALIVQYADWHVMFWATAALGALGLAAAWWAVRESPVRNPGRFDVLGTLGLATGLVCLLLGVSQGGQWGWGSTRILGLFAGAVVVLALWSWQQLRATSPLVDLRLAAGRRVGLPHVAALFTGFAFYANSLVTAQLVQAPVETGYGLGLSIVATGLCMLPSGVIMLIFSPVSARISTARGPRVTLALGGVVLALGYAIRVVDSTDLWVILVGAAVVSTGTTLAYSALPTLILRAVPPTATASANGVNVLMRTIGQSVSSAAVTAVLVHHTMRVGGTDVSTLHGYRLAFVMAGTVALVAAAVSLCVPSDRKGGPAGAGAPVPLATAKGA; encoded by the coding sequence ATGGACCACGTCCCGATACCGACGCTGCCCGAACCGGCCGTCCGGCCCCGTCTGCGGGAACGGCTCACCATCCCCGTCCTCGCCTTCGGCGGCATCCTCATGGCCGTCATGCAGACGGTCGTCGTCCCGCTCCTGCCCGACCTGCCGAAGCTCACCGGCGCGTCGCCGTCGGCCGTCTCCTGGATGGTCACCGCCACCCTGCTGGCGGGCGCCGTCCTCACGCCGGTGCTCGGCCGGGCCGGCGACATGTACGGCAAGCGCCGCGTGCTGCTGATCGCCCTCGCCCTGATGACCACCGGCTCCGTGCTGTGCGCGCTGACCTCCGACATCCGCGTCCTCATCGCGGCCCGCGCGCTCCAGGGCGCCGCCGCGGCCGTCGTGCCGCTGTCCATCAGCATCCTGCGCGACGAACTCCCGCCCCACCGCACCGGATCCGCCGTCGCGCTGATGAGCTCCACCGTCGGCATCGGCGCCGCGCTCGGCCTGCCGCTCGCCGCGCTCATCGTCCAGTACGCCGACTGGCACGTGATGTTCTGGGCCACCGCCGCGCTCGGCGCCCTCGGCCTCGCCGCCGCCTGGTGGGCCGTGCGCGAGTCGCCGGTGCGCAACCCCGGCCGCTTCGACGTCCTCGGCACCCTGGGCCTCGCCACCGGCCTGGTCTGTCTGCTGCTCGGCGTCTCGCAGGGCGGCCAGTGGGGCTGGGGCAGCACCCGGATCCTCGGCCTGTTCGCGGGCGCCGTCGTCGTGCTCGCCCTGTGGTCCTGGCAGCAGCTGCGGGCCACGAGCCCCCTGGTGGACCTGCGGCTCGCCGCCGGCCGCCGGGTCGGACTGCCGCACGTCGCCGCCCTGTTCACCGGCTTCGCGTTCTACGCCAACTCACTGGTCACGGCGCAGCTCGTGCAGGCGCCCGTCGAGACCGGCTACGGCCTCGGCCTGTCGATCGTGGCGACCGGCCTGTGCATGCTGCCCAGCGGCGTCATCATGCTGATCTTCTCCCCGGTGTCGGCCCGCATCTCCACCGCCCGCGGCCCGCGCGTCACCCTCGCCCTCGGCGGCGTCGTCCTCGCCCTCGGCTACGCGATCCGGGTCGTCGACAGCACCGACCTGTGGGTGATCCTGGTCGGCGCCGCCGTCGTCTCCACCGGCACCACCCTGGCGTACTCCGCCCTGCCCACCCTGATCCTGCGCGCCGTCCCGCCCACCGCCACCGCCTCCGCCAACGGCGTCAACGTGCTGATGCGCACCATCGGTCAGTCCGTCTCCAGCGCCGCCGTCACCGCCGTCCTCGTGCACCACACGATGCGCGTCGGCGGCACCGACGTGTCGACGCTGCACGGCTACCGGCTCGCCTTCGTCATGGCCGGTACGGTCGCCCTGGTGGCCGCCGCCGTCTCCCTGTGCGTACCGTCCGACAGAAAGGGCGGGCCCGCCGGCGCGGGCGCACCGGTCCCGCTGGCGACGGCGAAGGGAGCATGA
- a CDS encoding TetR family transcriptional regulator, whose translation MTTARPAVRRDAEASRAAIVKAARHLLARHAHGDITLRAIADRAGVSPPLILKYFGNKDALFASVMDFEADVDVLLDAPLEELGRHMVRCVLSGQSERGADPILRIVFAPLHGAQGDILRANFRTQVSERLAARLSGTDAGLRAELAVSLLLGLGVMYGIARGPQVRAADIEAVVDRYAPAVEAQLVPSA comes from the coding sequence ATGACCACGGCGCGGCCGGCCGTCCGGCGCGACGCGGAGGCGAGCCGGGCCGCCATCGTGAAGGCCGCCCGGCATCTGCTGGCCCGCCACGCGCACGGCGACATCACGCTCAGGGCGATCGCCGACCGGGCCGGCGTCAGCCCGCCGCTGATCCTCAAGTACTTCGGCAACAAGGACGCCCTCTTCGCGAGCGTCATGGACTTCGAGGCCGACGTCGACGTCCTGCTCGACGCACCCCTGGAGGAGCTGGGCCGCCACATGGTCCGCTGCGTCCTCAGCGGCCAGTCCGAGCGCGGCGCCGACCCGATCCTGCGCATCGTGTTCGCCCCGCTGCACGGCGCGCAGGGCGACATCCTGCGCGCCAACTTCCGTACGCAGGTCAGCGAACGCCTCGCGGCCCGGCTGTCCGGCACGGACGCGGGCCTGCGCGCGGAACTCGCCGTGTCGCTGCTGCTCGGCCTCGGCGTGATGTACGGCATCGCCCGCGGCCCGCAGGTGCGGGCCGCGGACATCGAGGCGGTCGTGGACCGCTACGCCCCGGCGGTCGAGGCGCAGCTGGTCCCCTCGGCGTGA
- a CDS encoding DUF2264 domain-containing protein encodes MTIPFELPDENRELSPFTGYTRAHWEAVADGLLGAAWRWATPGGAFLDLPGRPSASGVRSDGLEGYARTFLAAGFRVAGADGKDPHNWLERYAGGLTAGTRSPGRDDAESWPLILDHHVQGQPMVESASVALGLRLTRPWLWDRLDEDVQDRAEAWLRGAIDHTPAPNNWYLFPFTVASFLEEVGRGDAATARATDRALDLMETWYRGDGWYADGDGRAFDHYNGWALHLYPLLHAHLSGDTGLSARFGPRLREHLEGFSLLFGGDGAPIHFGRSLAYRFAASAAVGLGAVTGHTPLSPGASRRLISGSLRYFLERGALTDEGLLSLGWHGPHAATLQPYSGPASPYWASKGFVALLAPEGDPLWTAPEEPAPSEGPDRVLALPAPGLLVQSTQADGIVRLHNHGSDHVRPHEGEFAAQDDAHYGRQAYSTHTGPTSLTNVADNQLSVEVGGVASVRRRLHPLGAGHGDGWGWAASWYRPAFVSGPPMCPGLRVESVTVARGAHELRVHRVVGAPHGSRVTLTGWATEALRSELAGLHGWGPADRVRAPEGTAYEPWVRVPRLSARVEGTAVFAALALLGAAGSDADPDGAVAGTSLTDGELTVRWADGFETVVTFGESLTVRGG; translated from the coding sequence ATGACCATCCCGTTCGAACTGCCCGACGAGAACCGCGAGCTGAGCCCGTTCACCGGGTACACCCGCGCCCACTGGGAGGCTGTCGCGGACGGTCTCCTCGGTGCCGCCTGGCGCTGGGCGACCCCCGGGGGCGCCTTCCTCGACCTGCCGGGACGGCCCTCCGCGTCGGGGGTCCGCTCGGACGGCCTGGAGGGGTACGCGCGCACCTTCCTGGCGGCCGGTTTCCGGGTCGCGGGCGCCGACGGCAAGGACCCGCACAACTGGCTGGAGCGGTACGCCGGCGGTCTGACCGCGGGCACCCGCTCGCCCGGCCGCGACGACGCGGAGTCCTGGCCGCTGATCCTGGACCACCATGTTCAGGGCCAGCCGATGGTGGAGTCGGCGTCCGTCGCGCTGGGGCTGAGGCTGACCCGGCCGTGGCTGTGGGACCGGCTCGACGAGGACGTGCAGGACCGGGCCGAGGCCTGGCTGCGCGGCGCGATCGACCACACGCCCGCGCCGAACAACTGGTACCTCTTCCCCTTCACGGTGGCGTCGTTCCTGGAGGAGGTCGGCCGCGGCGACGCGGCGACCGCCCGCGCCACGGACCGGGCCCTGGACCTGATGGAGACCTGGTACCGGGGCGACGGCTGGTACGCGGACGGCGACGGCCGGGCCTTCGACCACTACAACGGCTGGGCGCTGCACCTGTATCCGCTGCTGCACGCCCACCTGTCGGGCGACACCGGGCTGTCGGCGCGCTTCGGGCCGCGGCTGCGCGAGCACCTGGAGGGCTTCTCCCTGCTGTTCGGCGGCGACGGGGCGCCGATCCACTTCGGGCGCTCGCTCGCCTACCGGTTCGCCGCGTCGGCCGCGGTCGGCCTGGGCGCGGTCACCGGGCACACGCCGCTGTCGCCGGGCGCGTCACGGCGGCTCATCAGCGGCAGCCTGCGCTACTTCCTGGAGCGCGGCGCGCTCACGGACGAGGGGTTGCTGAGCCTCGGCTGGCACGGCCCGCACGCCGCCACGCTCCAGCCCTACTCGGGCCCGGCGTCGCCGTACTGGGCGTCGAAGGGGTTCGTGGCGCTGCTCGCCCCGGAGGGCGATCCGCTGTGGACGGCGCCGGAGGAGCCCGCGCCCAGCGAGGGCCCCGACCGGGTGCTCGCGCTGCCCGCGCCGGGGCTGCTCGTGCAGTCCACGCAGGCCGACGGGATCGTGCGGCTGCACAATCACGGCAGCGACCACGTCCGGCCGCACGAGGGCGAGTTCGCCGCCCAGGACGACGCGCACTACGGCCGTCAGGCGTACTCCACGCACACCGGCCCGACGTCGCTCACGAACGTGGCCGACAACCAGCTGTCCGTCGAGGTCGGCGGGGTCGCCAGTGTCCGCCGGCGCCTCCACCCGCTCGGCGCCGGGCACGGTGACGGGTGGGGCTGGGCGGCGTCCTGGTACCGGCCGGCGTTCGTGTCGGGGCCGCCGATGTGTCCGGGGCTGCGCGTCGAGAGCGTGACCGTGGCGCGGGGCGCGCACGAGCTGCGGGTGCACCGGGTCGTCGGCGCGCCGCACGGATCACGGGTGACGCTCACCGGATGGGCGACGGAGGCGCTCCGCTCGGAGCTGGCCGGGCTGCACGGGTGGGGTCCGGCGGACCGGGTCCGGGCGCCCGAGGGCACGGCGTACGAGCCCTGGGTGCGGGTGCCCCGGCTGTCGGCGCGGGTCGAGGGGACGGCGGTGTTCGCGGCGCTGGCCCTGCTCGGCGCGGCCGGCTCCGACGCCGATCCCGACGGGGCCGTTGCCGGGACGAGCCTCACGGACGGCGAGCTGACGGTGCGGTGGGCCGACGGGTTCGAGACCGTCGTGACGTTCGGCGAGTCGCTGACCGTACGCGGCGGCTGA
- a CDS encoding hydroxyacid dehydrogenase: MSPQAAAAVFTPRSLAALTEVADVAPLPVLSDLSTPRATEVLADAEILVTGWGCPKLDADVLARAPRLEAVVHAAGSVRGHVTDACWERGIAVSSAAAANALPVAEYTLAMILLHGKHVLERARDFRAARARDNWLLTTGHVGNYRRTVGILSASLVGRRVIELLKPFDFEVLLHDPYVSPAEAAELGVTWVELPELFTRSDVLSVHAPLLPATRGLVSRSLLDALREDAVLINTARGAVVDQDALTDAVRAGRIRAVLDVTDPEVLPPEHPLWDCPNALITPHLAGSQGSEWERLADTAVAEVARFAAGDGFAHPVRRERLAFLA; this comes from the coding sequence ATGTCCCCCCAGGCCGCGGCGGCCGTCTTCACGCCGCGGTCCCTGGCCGCGCTCACCGAGGTCGCCGACGTCGCGCCGCTGCCCGTCCTGTCCGACCTGTCGACACCCCGCGCGACGGAGGTGCTGGCCGACGCCGAGATCCTCGTCACCGGCTGGGGCTGTCCGAAGCTGGACGCGGACGTCCTCGCGCGGGCGCCGCGTCTCGAGGCGGTGGTGCACGCGGCCGGTTCGGTGCGCGGCCATGTCACCGACGCCTGCTGGGAGCGGGGCATCGCGGTGTCCTCCGCGGCGGCGGCGAACGCGCTGCCGGTCGCCGAGTACACCCTCGCGATGATCCTGCTGCACGGCAAGCACGTCCTGGAGCGGGCCCGCGACTTCCGTGCGGCCCGGGCCCGCGACAACTGGCTGCTCACGACGGGCCATGTCGGCAACTACCGGCGCACCGTGGGCATCCTGTCCGCGTCCCTGGTCGGGCGCCGGGTCATCGAGCTGCTGAAGCCGTTCGACTTCGAGGTGCTGCTGCACGACCCGTACGTGTCCCCCGCCGAGGCCGCCGAACTGGGCGTCACCTGGGTCGAGCTGCCCGAACTGTTCACCCGTAGCGACGTGTTGAGCGTGCACGCGCCGCTCCTCCCGGCCACGCGCGGGCTCGTCAGCCGGTCCCTGCTCGACGCGCTGCGCGAGGACGCCGTCCTGATCAACACCGCGCGCGGCGCCGTCGTCGACCAGGACGCGCTCACCGACGCGGTGCGCGCGGGCCGCATCCGGGCGGTCCTCGACGTGACGGATCCCGAGGTGCTTCCTCCGGAGCACCCGCTGTGGGACTGCCCGAACGCGCTGATCACCCCGCACCTCGCCGGTTCCCAGGGCAGCGAGTGGGAGCGGCTGGCCGACACGGCCGTGGCCGAGGTGGCGCGCTTCGCCGCGGGCGACGGTTTCGCCCATCCCGTACGACGCGAGAGGCTGGCGTTCCTGGCATGA
- a CDS encoding carbohydrate ABC transporter permease, with the protein MTTAELSSSSLLRPRFLGRAVVNVVVAISVLYTVLPALWLVLASTKTRDALFQSSIFSLSDFSLIQNLKDLFAMDGGLYSRWYGNSLLYAVLGAAIGSMISVACGYAFDKYHFRHKEKLFGLVLAAVMVPQTVLALPLYLIASETGVVNTFWSVFIPVLFNPFGVYLGRIFSQGYVPNEVLEAARVDGAGELTTYARVSLRMLGPGLITVFLFQLTAIWNNFFLPMVMLSNQNLYPVSLGLFQWNSQATVSPEYYPVVIMGSLLAVLPLVLAFILLQRFWKAGLTAGAVK; encoded by the coding sequence ATGACCACAGCCGAGTTGAGCAGTTCGTCCCTGCTGCGGCCACGCTTCCTCGGCCGGGCCGTGGTCAACGTCGTCGTCGCGATCTCCGTGCTGTACACCGTGCTGCCCGCGCTGTGGCTGGTCCTCGCGTCGACCAAGACGCGGGACGCGCTCTTCCAGAGCAGCATCTTCTCCCTCAGCGACTTCTCCCTGATCCAGAACCTCAAGGACCTGTTCGCGATGGACGGCGGCCTGTACAGCCGCTGGTACGGCAACAGCCTGCTGTACGCGGTGCTCGGCGCGGCCATCGGGTCGATGATCTCCGTCGCCTGCGGCTACGCCTTCGACAAGTACCACTTCCGGCACAAGGAGAAGCTGTTCGGCCTGGTCCTCGCGGCGGTCATGGTGCCGCAGACCGTCCTGGCGCTGCCGCTGTACCTGATCGCGTCCGAGACCGGCGTCGTGAACACCTTCTGGTCGGTGTTCATCCCCGTCCTGTTCAACCCGTTCGGCGTGTATCTGGGCCGCATCTTCTCCCAGGGCTATGTGCCGAACGAGGTCCTGGAGGCGGCCCGGGTCGACGGCGCCGGCGAGCTGACGACGTACGCACGGGTCTCCCTGCGGATGCTCGGGCCGGGCCTGATCACGGTCTTCCTCTTCCAGCTCACCGCGATCTGGAACAACTTCTTCCTGCCGATGGTGATGCTGTCCAATCAGAACCTGTATCCCGTCAGCCTCGGCCTGTTCCAGTGGAACAGCCAGGCGACCGTCTCTCCCGAGTACTATCCGGTGGTGATCATGGGCTCGCTCCTCGCGGTGCTCCCCCTTGTCCTCGCGTTCATCCTCCTCCAGCGGTTCTGGAAGGCCGGCCTGACGGCGGGGGCGGTCAAGTGA
- a CDS encoding sugar ABC transporter permease, translated as MTATTHAPATASAPPRDHDASGRGAQRTAGRRRGGAAGVLMAPFFVLLVLVFLIPVGTAVWLSFFSDDQPGLGFGPERTVFVGLRSYAAVLTDPSFLSGLGTVGLYCLIYIPLMVIGSLALALLLDSGVVRLRSWAQLGLFLPHAVPGIIAALIWLYLYTPGISPIIEAFAKGDITIDFLGLHTTLPSIVNIALWSNLGYNMVVFYAALQAVPREVLEASVVDGAGPVRTALQVKAPLVRSSIVMVAMFTLIWALQLFTEPALLHQSSAMVGARFSPSMYIYDAAFSRNNYSLAAAASVILLIITIAVSYGVTRWTNRVEAAEENAR; from the coding sequence ATGACCGCGACCACCCATGCCCCCGCGACGGCGTCCGCGCCGCCGCGCGACCACGACGCCTCCGGGCGCGGGGCGCAGCGCACGGCGGGCCGCCGTCGAGGCGGCGCCGCGGGCGTCCTGATGGCCCCCTTCTTCGTCCTGCTCGTCCTGGTCTTCCTGATCCCGGTGGGGACGGCGGTGTGGCTGAGCTTCTTCAGCGACGACCAGCCGGGCCTCGGCTTCGGCCCGGAGCGCACGGTCTTCGTGGGCCTGCGCAGCTACGCGGCCGTGCTCACCGACCCGTCGTTCCTGTCCGGGCTCGGCACCGTCGGCCTGTACTGCCTGATCTACATCCCGCTGATGGTGATCGGCTCGCTCGCGCTGGCGCTGCTTCTCGACTCGGGCGTCGTCCGGCTGCGCTCCTGGGCCCAGCTGGGCCTGTTCCTGCCGCACGCGGTGCCCGGCATCATCGCCGCGCTGATCTGGCTGTACCTGTACACGCCGGGCATCAGCCCGATCATCGAGGCCTTCGCCAAGGGCGACATCACCATCGACTTCCTGGGCCTGCACACCACGCTCCCGTCGATCGTGAACATCGCGCTGTGGTCCAACCTCGGCTACAACATGGTCGTCTTCTACGCGGCCCTGCAGGCCGTCCCCCGCGAGGTCCTGGAGGCGTCGGTCGTCGACGGGGCCGGGCCGGTGCGCACCGCGCTGCAGGTGAAGGCCCCGCTGGTGCGGTCCTCGATCGTCATGGTCGCGATGTTCACGCTGATCTGGGCGTTGCAGCTGTTCACCGAGCCGGCGCTGCTGCACCAGTCGTCGGCGATGGTCGGCGCCCGGTTCTCGCCGAGCATGTACATCTACGACGCGGCGTTCAGCCGGAACAACTACTCGCTCGCGGCGGCCGCCTCGGTGATCCTCCTGATCATCACGATCGCCGTGTCCTACGGCGTCACCCGCTGGACCAACCGTGTCGAGGCCGCAGAGGAGAACGCCCGATGA
- a CDS encoding sugar ABC transporter substrate-binding protein, giving the protein MPGRQSRRSMLAAITALPLTGALGACSGSDSASPQSSSKTGTKGSRGTTTITFWSALRGSQEVVDQFNKTHDHIQVRFEQIPSGNGGGYLKLSNAARAGNAPDVATIEYPQVPGYAIDGVARDITSLISDDLRKKLLPQALGQTTFEGRTFSVPLDIEPTVLHYRKDLFDKYGFDVPTTWDEYADLARAVRRTGGKRKVCTFPIDMGLFSGLCWQAGAQWFDTSKGAWNVSLADAPTRRVAKYWQRLIDEDLVYATNPNSRANDAQIGNGLVLTRHSGAWDAGAQMNARPEQKGLWRIAPQPQWDPDRPALGTNGGSTFAITKDSAHPEAAMEFIEWQVSSPDALKARLSSGASSQYPAVSELIPVGRAAFDRKYYGGQDIYTLFEQEAHKIRDGWVWGPRMTATAQVMQDAFTRAAAGSGTLESSMRATEDGTMPDLKALGLKTTQHST; this is encoded by the coding sequence ATGCCTGGTCGACAGAGCCGTCGATCCATGCTCGCCGCGATCACCGCGCTGCCGCTGACGGGTGCCCTCGGCGCCTGCAGCGGATCGGACAGCGCGTCGCCGCAGAGCAGCAGCAAGACCGGTACCAAAGGCAGTAGAGGCACGACCACCATCACGTTCTGGTCCGCGTTGCGCGGCAGCCAGGAAGTGGTGGACCAGTTCAACAAGACCCACGACCACATCCAGGTCCGCTTCGAGCAGATACCGTCCGGCAACGGCGGCGGCTATCTCAAGCTGAGCAACGCCGCACGGGCGGGGAACGCCCCCGACGTCGCCACCATCGAGTACCCGCAGGTCCCGGGGTACGCGATCGACGGCGTCGCCCGCGACATCACGTCGCTGATCAGCGACGACCTGCGCAAGAAGCTGCTGCCGCAGGCGCTCGGGCAGACCACCTTCGAGGGCCGTACGTTCAGCGTGCCGCTCGACATCGAGCCGACCGTCCTGCACTACCGCAAGGACCTGTTCGACAAGTACGGCTTCGACGTGCCGACCACCTGGGACGAGTACGCCGACCTCGCCCGTGCCGTACGGCGCACCGGCGGCAAGCGCAAGGTGTGCACCTTCCCCATCGACATGGGTCTGTTCTCCGGACTGTGCTGGCAGGCGGGCGCCCAGTGGTTCGACACGTCGAAGGGTGCCTGGAACGTCTCGCTGGCCGACGCCCCCACCCGGCGGGTCGCCAAGTACTGGCAGCGGCTCATCGACGAGGACCTCGTCTACGCCACCAATCCCAACAGCCGCGCCAACGACGCCCAGATCGGCAACGGTCTGGTCCTCACCCGGCACAGCGGCGCCTGGGACGCGGGCGCGCAGATGAACGCCCGCCCCGAGCAGAAGGGCCTGTGGCGCATCGCCCCGCAGCCGCAGTGGGACCCCGACCGGCCCGCCCTCGGCACCAACGGCGGCTCGACGTTCGCCATCACCAAGGACAGCGCCCACCCCGAGGCCGCCATGGAGTTCATCGAGTGGCAGGTCTCCAGCCCGGACGCGCTCAAGGCCCGGCTCTCCAGCGGCGCCAGCAGCCAGTACCCGGCCGTGTCCGAGCTGATCCCGGTCGGCCGCGCCGCGTTCGACCGCAAGTACTACGGCGGCCAGGACATCTACACGCTGTTCGAGCAGGAGGCGCACAAGATCCGCGACGGCTGGGTCTGGGGCCCGCGGATGACCGCGACCGCCCAGGTCATGCAGGACGCCTTCACCCGCGCCGCGGCCGGCTCCGGCACGCTCGAATCGTCGATGCGCGCGACCGAGGACGGCACGATGCCGGACCTGAAGGCGCTCGGCCTCAAGACCACCCAGCACTCCACATGA
- a CDS encoding substrate-binding domain-containing protein, which produces MREPVDLRRQRILAVVQSRGATRVSDLAAELAVSVVTLRRDVEELAREGKLRRGHGVARPMLPEAEQAAPPAEPLVDGGPIAVVVPERHAYLYEMLHGARTTFEEAGIRIGLHIAPPVAGAEQPIVERALADGARGLLIAPRWRSRATEEADYAWLARLPVPTVLMERRPRAGSALHAVDTVCTDHWYGVHLALDHLTGLGHRRIVLAARDDSPTARALRSAFAEIAAAHPDIDRWAVALSSPSAAPDPEAAAAEKPVELPTLMVELGATAALLHGDVDALMLVEKLRDSGVRVPEDCSAIAYDDVVAGLGTTPLTAVSPPKAEVGRAAAELLLRRLERGGSSGPARRMEVLPDLKVRGSTQQAPFTSLTEAPLN; this is translated from the coding sequence ATGCGTGAACCGGTCGATCTCAGGCGGCAGCGGATTCTCGCCGTGGTGCAGTCGCGTGGTGCGACACGGGTCAGCGATCTCGCCGCGGAGCTCGCGGTGTCGGTGGTGACGCTCCGCCGCGACGTGGAGGAGCTCGCCCGCGAGGGCAAACTGCGGCGCGGTCACGGGGTCGCGCGCCCGATGCTGCCGGAGGCCGAGCAGGCCGCGCCGCCCGCCGAACCGCTTGTCGACGGCGGCCCGATCGCCGTGGTGGTGCCGGAGCGGCACGCCTATCTGTACGAGATGCTGCACGGCGCCCGGACCACGTTCGAGGAGGCCGGCATCCGGATCGGCCTGCACATCGCACCGCCGGTCGCGGGGGCCGAACAGCCCATCGTGGAGCGGGCGTTGGCGGACGGTGCGCGCGGCCTGCTGATCGCCCCGCGCTGGCGCAGCCGGGCCACGGAGGAGGCCGACTACGCCTGGCTGGCCCGGCTGCCCGTGCCGACTGTGCTGATGGAGCGCAGGCCCCGGGCGGGCAGCGCGCTCCACGCCGTCGACACCGTGTGCACCGACCACTGGTACGGCGTCCATCTGGCACTCGACCATCTCACCGGGCTCGGTCACCGGCGCATCGTGCTGGCCGCGCGCGACGACAGCCCGACCGCGCGCGCCCTGCGCTCGGCGTTCGCCGAGATCGCCGCCGCGCACCCGGACATCGACCGCTGGGCCGTCGCGCTCAGCTCCCCGTCGGCGGCCCCGGACCCGGAGGCGGCCGCCGCCGAGAAACCCGTCGAACTCCCGACACTGATGGTGGAGTTGGGAGCGACGGCGGCACTGCTGCACGGCGACGTGGACGCGCTCATGCTCGTGGAGAAGTTGCGGGACAGCGGGGTGCGGGTGCCGGAGGACTGTTCGGCGATCGCGTACGACGACGTGGTCGCCGGGCTCGGCACCACTCCCCTGACGGCCGTTTCGCCGCCCAAGGCGGAGGTCGGCCGGGCGGCGGCCGAACTGTTGCTGCGCCGCCTGGAGCGTGGAGGGTCCTCGGGCCCGGCCCGCCGCATGGAGGTCCTGCCGGATCTGAAGGTGCGCGGGTCCACGCAACAGGCCCCCTTCACGTCCCTGACCGAGGCTCCGCTCAACTGA